A single Cryomorphaceae bacterium DNA region contains:
- the hisB gene encoding histidinol-phosphatase translates to MKKVIFLDRDGTLIDEPIGTEQVDSFDVLKFEPIVFESIRSLLLKQSFELVMVTNQDGLGTETFPEKDFWPVQNFVVNTCAAQGVPFADIHIDRTRPEDGAPTRKPGTALLHRYMQGDYDLAGSWVIGDRLSDVELAANLGARSALYDPRRRFDSSKADVYARTWPELVKKILTVPYRIPLKRNTREVQLQGNIVFQGAGKSEINTGLPFYDHMLEQISRHGGIDLNLTVQGDLEVDEHHTVEDVAIELGKALAEEWKSSAGRQRYGFALPMDDAAAEVRLDLGGRFWLDWEVALKGPQVGGIEADLWAHFFRSFAENARMNLYVRASGENDHHIIESVFKAFARALKAALRRDESLELPTTKGQFG, encoded by the coding sequence ATGAAGAAGGTGATTTTCTTAGACCGTGACGGTACCTTGATTGACGAACCCATCGGTACAGAGCAAGTAGATTCGTTCGATGTTTTGAAATTTGAACCAATTGTTTTTGAGTCAATTAGAAGTCTTTTATTGAAGCAAAGCTTTGAGTTAGTCATGGTGACCAATCAAGATGGATTGGGGACAGAGACCTTTCCTGAAAAGGACTTCTGGCCTGTGCAGAACTTTGTCGTAAACACCTGTGCAGCTCAGGGTGTTCCTTTTGCGGATATTCACATTGATCGAACCCGTCCAGAAGATGGGGCTCCTACCCGAAAACCCGGCACGGCATTGCTTCACAGATACATGCAAGGAGATTATGATCTAGCCGGGAGTTGGGTGATCGGTGATCGGCTTTCGGACGTTGAGCTTGCAGCTAATTTAGGAGCTCGATCCGCCTTGTACGACCCTCGTAGAAGGTTTGATTCGAGTAAGGCCGATGTCTATGCAAGGACTTGGCCGGAGTTGGTCAAGAAAATCTTGACTGTGCCGTACCGGATTCCTTTGAAACGCAATACACGAGAGGTTCAACTTCAAGGTAATATTGTCTTTCAGGGAGCGGGTAAGTCGGAAATTAACACGGGATTACCTTTTTACGATCACATGCTCGAGCAAATCTCCCGCCACGGCGGAATTGATCTGAACCTCACGGTACAAGGGGATTTGGAAGTAGATGAGCACCATACTGTAGAAGACGTGGCCATTGAGCTCGGCAAAGCACTTGCCGAGGAGTGGAAGTCTTCCGCCGGTCGCCAACGCTATGGCTTTGCATTGCCCATGGACGATGCCGCGGCTGAGGTTCGTTTGGACCTAGGTGGTCGCTTTTGGTTGGATTGGGAAGTTGCCCTCAAAGGACCTCAGGTAGGTGGTATTGAGGCGGATTTATGGGCGCATTTCTTCCGCTCCTTCGCAGAGAATGCGCGCATGAACCTCTATGTGCGCGCTTCGGGCGAAAACGATCACCACATCATTGAATCCGTATTCAAGGCCTTTGCGCGCGCTTTAAAGGCCGCCTTACGGCGCGACGAATCACTTGAGTTACCCACCACTAAAGGACAATTCGGATGA
- the hisH gene encoding imidazole glycerol phosphate synthase subunit HisH produces MKRIVLLEYGAGNTRSVGFALERLGVAYSVESIPVDDAAGYILPGVGAAPSARRALEENGWWSWLEEARAPVLGICLGLQLMSRSSEEGKVGGLGHFETVTRAFQKAPIVPHMGWNSVKSKGSRLLEGVPDETDFYFVHGYRLDDFPESTGVTSYFDDFAVVAEKDLFYGVQFHPEKSGEAGARVIQNYVDLCFG; encoded by the coding sequence ATGAAGCGTATAGTACTGTTGGAATACGGGGCGGGCAACACCAGGAGCGTGGGCTTTGCCTTAGAGCGCTTGGGAGTTGCGTATTCTGTGGAGTCGATCCCAGTGGATGATGCCGCGGGCTATATTTTACCCGGGGTTGGGGCTGCGCCATCGGCCCGCAGGGCCTTAGAAGAGAATGGTTGGTGGTCTTGGTTGGAGGAAGCCCGCGCCCCTGTTTTGGGCATTTGTCTGGGCTTGCAGCTTATGAGTCGTTCCAGCGAGGAAGGGAAAGTGGGCGGCTTAGGTCATTTTGAAACGGTTACACGAGCCTTTCAGAAAGCGCCTATAGTACCGCACATGGGGTGGAATTCGGTCAAATCGAAAGGGTCGCGCCTGCTTGAAGGGGTGCCTGATGAGACGGACTTCTATTTTGTGCACGGTTATCGGCTCGATGATTTCCCAGAATCCACGGGCGTTACAAGCTATTTCGATGATTTTGCCGTGGTCGCGGAGAAAGACCTTTTTTACGGTGTTCAATTCCACCCAGAGAAAAGCGGCGAGGCCGGTGCTCGGGTGATTCAAAACTATGTGGATCTATGTTTCGGATAA
- a CDS encoding 1-(5-phosphoribosyl)-5-[(5-phosphoribosylamino)methylideneamino] imidazole-4-carboxamide isomerase, giving the protein MFRIIPAIDLIEGRGVRLEQGDFSKETVYASNPVEQALKFERMGLRDLHLVDLDGTRSKRLEHQGVLHSVSQATSLHLDYGGGVRNEEDIELLLSLGASKVVLGSAAALRPDWFVKTLQLIGSKNLVFSCDIRNKKLQLSGWQSSFSGDFWSLLDQFSKAGLQEVQCTAIDRDGMLKGPDFELYEEAIRRFPQLNWIASGGVSRRQDLIDLEALGCSGAIVGKAFYEGRITEADLKLWTHA; this is encoded by the coding sequence ATGTTTCGGATAATTCCGGCGATTGATTTGATCGAGGGTAGGGGAGTACGCCTTGAGCAGGGTGACTTTTCCAAGGAGACGGTGTACGCTTCTAACCCTGTAGAGCAAGCCTTGAAATTCGAACGCATGGGGCTCCGCGATCTTCACTTAGTGGACCTGGATGGAACGCGTTCCAAAAGGCTCGAACATCAGGGTGTTTTACACTCTGTTTCGCAAGCGACCTCCTTGCATTTGGACTATGGTGGAGGAGTGCGAAATGAGGAGGATATCGAGCTTTTGCTTTCCCTTGGCGCGTCAAAAGTGGTGCTTGGAAGTGCCGCTGCCCTGCGGCCAGACTGGTTTGTAAAAACACTTCAATTGATAGGATCTAAAAATCTGGTTTTCAGTTGTGATATACGAAACAAAAAACTCCAGCTGTCAGGTTGGCAGTCGTCTTTTTCGGGTGATTTTTGGTCTCTTTTAGATCAATTCTCAAAGGCCGGGCTCCAAGAGGTTCAGTGCACCGCCATCGACCGAGATGGTATGTTGAAAGGACCGGATTTTGAGCTTTATGAGGAAGCGATTCGACGTTTTCCACAACTGAATTGGATCGCCTCAGGAGGAGTTTCGCGCCGTCAGGATTTGATCGATTTGGAGGCGCTGGGATGTTCCGGAGCCATCGTTGGGAAGGCATTCTATGAAGGACGAATTACCGAAGCAGATTTAAAGCTCTGGACCCATGCTTAA
- the hisF gene encoding imidazole glycerol phosphate synthase subunit HisF: MLKKRIIPCLDIKNGRTVKGVNFKGLRDAGDPVQLAAKYNEAGADELIFLDISASEERRETQQQWVEQVAREVAIPFAVGGGISSVDEAYALLRCGADKICVNSAALARPQLIAELADAFGQQCVVLAIDATVEEGTWRVFSHGGQRRTDRELIEWAVEAETMGAGEILFTSMDHDGTKDGFALDGLRALRAATSIPIIASGGAGEIVHFTEVFKETDVEAALAASVFHFGEIEIIELKQALRADEIPVR, encoded by the coding sequence ATGCTTAAAAAACGAATCATTCCTTGCTTGGACATCAAAAACGGGCGAACAGTCAAAGGGGTAAATTTCAAAGGGCTTCGAGATGCGGGCGACCCTGTTCAACTCGCGGCGAAGTACAACGAAGCTGGAGCGGATGAATTGATCTTTCTGGATATCTCCGCCAGTGAGGAACGCCGGGAAACCCAGCAGCAGTGGGTCGAACAGGTCGCTCGTGAGGTGGCCATACCCTTTGCCGTCGGCGGCGGAATCAGTAGTGTTGATGAAGCCTACGCGCTTTTGCGCTGTGGGGCAGACAAGATTTGCGTTAACTCGGCCGCACTTGCTCGACCACAACTCATCGCCGAGCTGGCTGATGCTTTTGGTCAGCAATGCGTTGTCTTGGCGATTGATGCTACCGTAGAAGAAGGAACCTGGCGCGTCTTCAGCCACGGAGGTCAGCGCAGAACAGACCGCGAACTCATAGAATGGGCCGTTGAAGCTGAAACTATGGGAGCTGGCGAGATTCTGTTCACCAGTATGGACCACGACGGCACCAAGGACGGTTTTGCCCTTGATGGGCTCCGTGCCCTTCGTGCGGCCACTTCAATCCCCATCATTGCTTCAGGTGGCGCGGGGGAAATAGTCCACTTTACTGAGGTTTTCAAAGAAACCGATGTAGAGGCCGCTTTGGCCGCCAGCGTATTTCACTTTGGCGAGATCGAGATTATTGAATTAAAACAGGCCCTACGGGCCGATGAAATCCCCGTGCGATAA
- a CDS encoding bifunctional phosphoribosyl-AMP cyclohydrolase/phosphoribosyl-ATP diphosphatase HisIE — MDQKKIDWQKMDGLIPAVVQDQKTKSVLMLGYMSPESWSQTLEDGFVTFWSRSKQRLWKKGETSGNTLKLSDWKLDCDGDTLLLSVDPAGPVCHTGDTTCFGNDHGRFLDALESLVHQRVADRPKGSYTTNLLEAGLQKIGQKVGEEGLETALEAASGSDERLISESADLVYHLIVLLQARGLSMSEVEQELERRHRS, encoded by the coding sequence ATGGATCAAAAGAAGATAGATTGGCAAAAGATGGACGGGTTGATCCCGGCTGTTGTCCAGGATCAAAAGACAAAATCAGTTCTGATGTTGGGGTATATGAGCCCCGAATCGTGGTCTCAAACGCTTGAAGACGGTTTTGTGACTTTTTGGAGTAGATCCAAGCAACGTCTTTGGAAAAAGGGAGAAACGAGCGGAAACACGCTAAAACTGTCCGACTGGAAGCTGGATTGCGATGGGGATACACTCCTACTGTCTGTAGATCCTGCAGGTCCGGTGTGCCATACGGGCGACACCACCTGTTTTGGCAACGATCATGGACGATTCCTAGATGCATTGGAATCGCTTGTGCACCAGCGCGTTGCGGATCGTCCCAAAGGCAGTTATACGACGAATTTATTGGAGGCTGGACTCCAGAAAATTGGGCAAAAGGTTGGAGAAGAAGGTTTGGAAACCGCTCTGGAGGCAGCCTCTGGATCAGATGAGCGCTTGATTAGCGAATCCGCGGACCTCGTATATCACCTAATCGTTTTACTCCAAGCTCGTGGATTAAGTATGAGCGAGGTAGAGCAAGAGTTGGAGCGCCGTCACCGTTCGTGA
- a CDS encoding LysR family transcriptional regulator, with translation MTIQQLEYIVALDTHRSFVRAAESCHVTQPTLTMQVKKLEDEWSMLLFDRTKKPIEPTPFGTSVVKKARQVLREFHQLEEIIKSDKETMDGEFRIGVIPTLAPYVMPRFLKLFTERHPEVRLVVEELQTLEIIERLKGDQLDIGLLVTPLEESEIREIPLFNESFMIYASDVHPLYGQKSIDPEKLPDEDLWILNQGHCFRSQVLNICRPKNEQIDHQGFMYESGSIETLKQLVDQNGGFTLIPELSARGGSENAHVIPFNDPQPVREVSFVTHQGFTKEHLLAAMRDDFLESVPDVVQKKRSYIRVNWK, from the coding sequence ATGACCATTCAGCAACTCGAGTACATCGTGGCCTTGGATACGCACCGAAGCTTTGTTCGTGCAGCGGAATCTTGCCACGTGACCCAGCCTACTCTGACCATGCAGGTCAAGAAATTGGAAGACGAATGGAGCATGTTGCTCTTTGATCGCACCAAGAAGCCCATTGAGCCGACGCCCTTTGGGACATCCGTAGTCAAGAAAGCCAGACAGGTACTTCGCGAGTTCCACCAACTTGAAGAAATTATTAAGTCGGACAAGGAAACCATGGATGGGGAATTTCGGATTGGGGTAATCCCTACCCTAGCCCCCTATGTGATGCCGCGCTTCCTCAAGCTCTTCACCGAGCGACACCCTGAGGTCCGTTTAGTTGTAGAGGAACTGCAAACGCTCGAAATCATTGAGCGTTTGAAGGGAGATCAATTGGATATTGGCTTATTGGTAACCCCCTTGGAGGAATCGGAAATTCGAGAGATCCCTCTCTTCAATGAATCCTTCATGATCTATGCCTCGGACGTGCATCCACTCTACGGACAAAAGAGCATTGACCCCGAGAAGCTACCGGATGAAGACCTGTGGATTTTGAATCAGGGTCATTGTTTTCGCTCTCAGGTCTTGAATATTTGCCGACCAAAGAACGAGCAAATTGACCATCAGGGCTTTATGTACGAAAGCGGTTCTATCGAAACGCTAAAGCAGCTTGTCGATCAGAACGGAGGATTCACTCTTATTCCGGAGTTATCGGCTCGTGGCGGATCAGAAAACGCTCATGTCATTCCGTTCAACGACCCGCAGCCCGTTCGGGAGGTGAGTTTTGTAACCCATCAAGGGTTCACTAAAGAGCACCTTCTCGCGGCCATGCGCGATGATTTCTTGGAAAGTGTTCCCGATGTGGTCCAAAAGAAACGTTCCTACATTCGCGTAAACTGGAAGTAG
- a CDS encoding PorT family protein yields MKKTFILGLFIALAGTAQAQLTVGLKGGSALSDWNASSDTSQIDIISKYGGNFAFVLEYQPIERLSLRIEPGWSGRGATIHQEGSATIDGIEYEGFYREEYDINYFDIPVMAQVNFGDGPLRIRFLAGYNFSYATGGEVLERFSLDPPVNGIGDIRNTENLNFNDRNWNTRDNALIFGGGINFFFGRHVALRLDARYFVGQSDLFLDDEVEAFNRTWMLNIGLEYRFEFY; encoded by the coding sequence ATGAAGAAAACATTTATTCTCGGCTTGTTTATAGCATTAGCCGGGACTGCACAGGCCCAGCTGACCGTGGGTTTGAAAGGTGGATCCGCGCTTAGCGATTGGAACGCCAGCAGCGATACGAGTCAAATCGACATCATCAGCAAGTACGGCGGAAACTTCGCCTTTGTTCTTGAATATCAACCCATTGAACGACTTTCTCTGCGCATTGAACCGGGTTGGAGTGGACGAGGTGCCACCATCCATCAAGAAGGATCCGCCACTATTGATGGGATCGAATATGAAGGGTTTTACAGAGAAGAATACGACATCAATTACTTCGACATTCCCGTAATGGCCCAGGTCAATTTTGGCGATGGACCGCTGCGCATTCGATTCTTAGCCGGGTACAACTTTAGCTATGCTACCGGTGGTGAAGTTCTGGAGCGCTTCAGTCTGGATCCGCCCGTAAATGGGATTGGCGACATTCGCAACACCGAGAACTTGAACTTCAACGACCGCAACTGGAATACAAGGGATAACGCCCTCATCTTCGGAGGGGGAATCAACTTCTTCTTTGGCCGCCACGTAGCTTTGCGCTTGGATGCGCGCTACTTTGTTGGACAGAGCGACCTGTTCTTGGACGATGAAGTCGAGGCCTTCAATCGCACGTGGATGTTGAACATCGGTCTGGAGTACCGCTTCGAATTCTATTGA
- a CDS encoding TonB family protein, with the protein MKQGKHQSIRQPEYAGGPKALDAFVKENVRYPESRIPDQIKGVVRVKADINKKGNVVRAKVIAGLGKEFDDEALRVVKLLKFLVPENRDIKITFHKQFNITFNPPKPQPKPKAKQVNIQISYHYTPKSGD; encoded by the coding sequence GTGAAGCAAGGAAAACACCAGTCGATTCGCCAACCTGAGTATGCGGGCGGCCCAAAAGCACTAGATGCCTTTGTTAAGGAGAACGTACGTTATCCTGAGTCGCGTATACCCGATCAGATCAAGGGAGTCGTCCGAGTCAAGGCCGACATCAACAAGAAAGGGAATGTAGTTCGAGCAAAGGTAATTGCCGGCTTGGGTAAGGAATTCGACGATGAGGCGCTTCGCGTTGTCAAGCTGCTAAAATTCTTGGTGCCTGAAAATCGAGACATTAAGATTACTTTCCACAAACAGTTTAATATCACCTTTAATCCTCCCAAGCCTCAACCCAAGCCCAAGGCCAAACAGGTGAATATTCAAATCTCTTACCATTACACCCCAAAGTCAGGGGATTAA
- a CDS encoding c-type cytochrome: MKRTLLLCSSAFFVLTLAQCKKDNNDDGPGDTSYSSIDSEPQRSGDPSAGRDFLVTGNYIGSGIPYDLYTQVIGTNNENVLNRTGDNAVIGPEFTAIDHANGTRVVSPNCFQCHGQKLRGQYIEGLGNSFGDFTSNGATVIPALDIAIATFYGADSDEAAAFANFRRGTLVTGPTIVTEVVGVNPADKLTQVLVAHRKSDDLTWLENPQFTYDNEVVPTDVPAWWLMKKKNAEFYTGSGRGDHAKISTAAALLTLTDSNEARAIDAHAADVMAYIKSLDPPVFPEATDPVLVDAGKIVFDNNCARCHGTYGDNETYPNYLVPLSDVGTDPLLADAHFALADFEQWYNGSWYGTTVPTARFETEGGYLAPPLDGVWATAPYLHNGSVPDLWSLLKSSDRPTYWRRTLDDMDYNLNQVGWNFTEETGPTDKQTYDTSLPGYSNQGHSFGDGLSDSDRSALIEYLKTL, from the coding sequence ATGAAGCGTACTCTACTCCTCTGCTCTAGCGCATTCTTTGTCCTGACGCTAGCTCAATGCAAAAAAGACAACAACGACGACGGTCCTGGTGACACGAGTTATTCCAGTATTGATTCGGAACCTCAAAGAAGCGGTGATCCATCAGCTGGTCGTGACTTTCTAGTTACCGGAAACTACATCGGATCGGGTATCCCTTATGACCTGTACACCCAGGTGATCGGAACCAACAACGAGAACGTCCTCAACCGCACAGGGGATAACGCGGTCATTGGTCCAGAATTCACCGCTATTGATCACGCGAACGGAACGCGGGTGGTTTCTCCCAACTGTTTTCAATGCCACGGTCAAAAACTTCGCGGTCAGTACATCGAAGGACTGGGTAATTCATTCGGAGACTTCACCTCTAATGGCGCAACAGTGATTCCCGCCCTGGATATTGCCATCGCCACGTTTTACGGGGCCGATAGCGATGAAGCTGCAGCCTTTGCAAATTTCCGACGTGGAACCCTCGTTACAGGGCCTACTATTGTCACCGAGGTGGTGGGCGTCAACCCAGCCGACAAACTCACTCAAGTCCTTGTGGCGCATCGAAAAAGCGACGATTTAACCTGGTTAGAAAATCCTCAATTCACCTACGACAATGAAGTAGTGCCTACCGACGTACCCGCCTGGTGGCTCATGAAAAAGAAAAATGCGGAATTCTACACCGGGAGCGGACGCGGAGATCACGCGAAGATTTCAACAGCCGCGGCACTCTTAACGTTGACGGACAGTAATGAAGCCCGGGCCATCGATGCCCATGCGGCCGATGTAATGGCCTATATCAAGAGCCTCGATCCTCCCGTCTTTCCTGAAGCGACGGATCCAGTCCTTGTCGATGCCGGGAAAATCGTCTTTGACAACAATTGCGCACGCTGCCATGGAACCTACGGTGACAACGAGACTTATCCCAATTACCTAGTCCCGTTATCCGATGTCGGAACCGACCCCTTGCTCGCGGATGCCCATTTCGCCTTGGCGGATTTTGAACAGTGGTATAATGGAAGTTGGTATGGAACCACAGTGCCTACGGCACGATTTGAAACAGAAGGTGGATACCTCGCCCCTCCCTTAGACGGAGTGTGGGCTACGGCTCCTTACCTCCACAACGGGAGTGTCCCGGATTTGTGGTCCCTGTTGAAAAGTAGCGATCGCCCGACGTATTGGAGGAGAACCCTCGACGACATGGATTACAATCTGAATCAGGTGGGATGGAATTTCACAGAGGAAACCGGACCCACTGACAAGCAGACCTACGATACTTCTTTGCCGGGATACAGCAATCAAGGACACTCTTTTGGGGACGGTCTAAGTGACTCGGACCGAAGCGCCCTTATCGAATATCTCAAAACCCTTTAA
- a CDS encoding amidohydrolase — MTRIILALGLGTILSACGTMSTPPTPADLLVHNGTIYSCSENFDTLSAFVVADGAVLAVGTYAELSKAYTVSEELDLQGRACYPGLIDAHAHFRNYARQKLRVDLTGTESWEECLERVTAFSQEVTDGPILGRGWDQNDWAVQEYPDNDRLNELFPDRAVALTRIDGHALIANDHAMEMAGFTTETEISGGELIQKEGRLTGVCIDAGAGELRESLPEESWTALAGAMVEAEQDLFDVGLTGVMDAGLPLETISFIDSIQKAGTLKFPLSIWAQAEDKELDYYLENGVYESEHLTVRGFKVYCDGALGSRGAYLKEPYHDRHDWRGLLITDSTRLAEIVRRVIESDFQVNTHAIGDSGNALVLSVYGQVLEKDNDRRWRIEHAQVVTPSDYESFAAFEVIPSVQPTHATSDMYWAEDRLGAERIAHAYAYSDLLDIHGWMPLGTDFPVEDINPKWTFFAAVFRQDIQGFPEGGFQLENGLSRREALMGMTLWAAKSGFWEDSRGSLEVGKRADFIVPSTDWMVADPNALAESNIDLTYLKGVRVH, encoded by the coding sequence ATGACAAGAATTATACTCGCCCTAGGTCTTGGAACAATCCTCAGTGCCTGTGGCACGATGTCCACCCCTCCCACCCCAGCAGACCTCCTCGTCCACAACGGCACCATTTACTCCTGCTCGGAGAATTTTGACACCCTTTCAGCGTTTGTCGTAGCGGACGGGGCCGTTCTAGCCGTAGGCACTTATGCAGAGCTCTCGAAGGCATATACCGTCAGCGAGGAACTCGACCTGCAAGGGAGAGCTTGTTACCCAGGGCTAATCGACGCGCACGCCCATTTCCGCAACTACGCACGTCAAAAATTACGCGTGGACCTCACCGGGACCGAGTCTTGGGAAGAGTGTTTGGAGCGCGTTACAGCATTTTCCCAAGAGGTCACCGATGGTCCCATTCTGGGCCGTGGATGGGATCAAAATGATTGGGCCGTTCAAGAGTATCCAGACAATGATCGATTAAATGAGCTTTTCCCTGACCGCGCTGTAGCGCTCACTCGAATCGATGGACACGCGCTAATTGCCAACGATCACGCTATGGAAATGGCCGGTTTCACCACGGAAACGGAAATTTCCGGAGGAGAACTGATTCAAAAAGAAGGGCGGCTCACGGGAGTGTGCATTGATGCAGGTGCGGGTGAGCTTCGCGAAAGCCTTCCTGAAGAGTCTTGGACCGCCCTGGCTGGAGCCATGGTGGAAGCCGAACAAGATCTATTCGATGTAGGGCTCACCGGGGTTATGGACGCCGGCTTACCGCTGGAGACCATCTCCTTTATTGACAGTATTCAAAAGGCTGGAACCTTGAAGTTTCCGCTGAGTATTTGGGCTCAGGCCGAAGACAAAGAATTGGACTACTACCTAGAGAACGGGGTCTACGAAAGTGAACACTTGACCGTACGCGGATTCAAGGTTTATTGCGATGGTGCGCTTGGCTCTCGCGGAGCCTATTTAAAAGAACCTTACCATGACCGTCACGATTGGCGCGGTCTTTTGATTACGGACAGCACTCGTTTGGCGGAGATCGTACGCCGTGTGATTGAAAGTGATTTTCAGGTGAATACACACGCCATCGGCGATAGTGGAAATGCACTAGTCTTGAGCGTATACGGACAGGTTTTGGAAAAAGACAACGATCGACGTTGGCGTATTGAGCACGCACAGGTCGTAACGCCTTCTGATTACGAATCCTTTGCCGCATTTGAAGTGATCCCCAGCGTTCAACCAACCCACGCCACCTCAGACATGTACTGGGCGGAGGATCGTTTAGGTGCTGAACGGATCGCCCATGCCTACGCCTACAGCGACTTGCTCGATATCCACGGCTGGATGCCCCTGGGAACAGACTTTCCCGTTGAGGACATTAACCCCAAGTGGACCTTCTTCGCAGCGGTGTTTCGGCAAGATATTCAAGGCTTTCCCGAAGGTGGATTCCAGCTCGAAAATGGACTATCGCGCCGTGAGGCGCTCATGGGCATGACCCTTTGGGCGGCAAAATCAGGTTTTTGGGAAGATTCCCGCGGAAGTCTGGAAGTCGGTAAACGTGCGGATTTCATTGTACCCAGCACCGATTGGATGGTGGCCGACCCGAATGCTTTAGCGGAGAGTAACATCGACTTAACCTACCTCAAGGGCGTTCGCGTTCATTAA